A portion of the Oxynema aestuarii AP17 genome contains these proteins:
- a CDS encoding PAS domain S-box protein, producing the protein MYLQNSSVCSDLLDAAIDRHPVTVSASTSLEKIVALMSQESNLCTLRQKSNPLDRHGFNEARASCVLVVENNRLVGSIGEGEIVECLLREIKLDRLTAGEVMNRNLITIRQSNLSDLFAIVNLLKGYGVGYLPVLDDRDRLVGLVSSQSLQSCWHPVDLLKLRRVVEAIDTQGICVSANSSLQDIVQAIARHQHECAIVCELSSPGRSSRRPLGIVSKRDLVRARGLNLDFIGIPAREVIGEAVVCVKPDDSLWVAHLEMQRQGVRRAICRDEKGELLGIVTQASLLRAIDPVDLYGVIQTLQQKVGQLSAENRQLSRASRSNSGSRASRTRRRRSARSDRLLEQIALKTYQNRPLSEIFGPIAREVREVLGSDRAILCRFLDDGTPAIESEATAPGVPSVGTVPSTAVEIADWIGAFAKGERQAIANLSSSGLPEEVVKPLQKLGVKAQLVLPIARGELQPLAPLDLQGSAPERPWGLLVVQYARRLRRWKSWEIEWAEQLAVQLAIAIRQHDLQQHLGEGARQQQQLERQIQRERSSKAVAERSLVVVIDPRGRIVQVDPHTEASLGSSDEALRERRLADLFESEARAEAFHDWLVGNGDRPWESTWKDADGDPIPIVWSKMPLATREANGKYTIATATIARRAEETSLKQLNENLERRIEERTDQLMQLNEELLREIADRQKAQQALRESEWRYRAIVEDQTELVCRFLPDGTVTFVNDAYCRYFQQERSQALGSNFLATLPEESLSEAGDRLQQLTPEHPSIVLEYPVVLPDGERRALQWSKRAIFDERGLVREFQAVGRDIKERQAAEQALRESEQRFRLMADNAPVMIWLADADGNGTFFNKTWLDFTGQTPAEAAGKGWIECLHPEDRKRTLNGFFAALKGRKSWRVEYRLFCARGEYRWILHTGVPRLTPNGEFAGAIVSCVDIDDRKHAEETLLRISKAVESSSDAIAMSDLNGQSTYHNSAFIELFEYNVEDLNAAGGAAVLFADVDCFREVFSTTVRGESWKGEVEMHSRTGRQRQISLRADAIKNPAGQIVGAIGIYTDITERKSAEQALRQSEERFRTLANFTYDWEYWIAPDGEFVYMSASCERISGYSVAEFLSDRQLLYSLIHPEDRDPVVTSLQDELVNPKIFAFDFRIVHRNGQVRWVAHICQPVYSSEGEWLGLRVSNRDITERKEAEEALREKQRFIEKITETTPNLLYIYDTLERRNTYANREFAEILGYTPQDIENMGVEFFAQVMHPDDLSRLHQQLAKLDRVADGEIMEREYRIEDKNGHWHWFYSRDIIFTRTADGKPKQILGTASDITERKQTEQQLHQANSQLKCWVEQLELRNREMALLGEMSDFLQACLTVEEAYKALPSFLQPLFPDCSGGIFAINNSNNLVELVADWGAAQQGESLFVPHECWALRRGRSHVVDGKDVGLLCSHVRRVALDGRSLCVPMMATGMTWGMLHLSSTQLEALSEAKQKLARTVCEHIALALANLKLRETLQYESIRDPLTGLFNRRYLEESLEREVHRASRAGQPLGILMLDVDHFKRFNDTFGHEAGDAVLRELGRFLKRNIRDSDIACRYGGEELTLIFPEASLENTIRRAEEIREGVKFLNVEHRRELLDPISLSVGVACFPEHGQTGEAIIRAADAALYRAKLEGRDRVVTAFTS; encoded by the coding sequence CGGCGAGTCGTCGAGGCGATCGACACCCAAGGAATTTGCGTGAGTGCGAACAGTTCCTTGCAAGACATCGTACAGGCGATCGCCCGTCACCAACACGAATGCGCGATCGTGTGCGAACTCTCCAGTCCGGGGCGATCGTCTCGCCGTCCCCTCGGCATCGTCAGCAAACGAGATCTCGTGCGCGCTCGGGGGTTAAACTTGGATTTTATCGGCATTCCCGCCCGGGAAGTCATCGGCGAAGCCGTGGTTTGTGTCAAACCGGACGATTCCTTGTGGGTCGCCCATCTGGAAATGCAACGCCAGGGAGTGCGACGGGCGATTTGTCGTGACGAGAAGGGCGAATTACTCGGCATCGTCACCCAGGCGAGCTTATTGCGGGCGATCGATCCGGTAGACCTGTACGGCGTCATTCAAACTTTGCAGCAAAAAGTGGGTCAACTGAGTGCGGAAAATCGTCAACTGTCGCGGGCTTCGAGATCGAATTCGGGGTCGAGAGCGAGCCGAACCCGCAGGCGCCGAAGTGCCAGAAGCGATCGCCTGTTAGAACAAATTGCCCTCAAAACCTATCAAAATCGCCCCCTCAGCGAAATTTTCGGCCCGATCGCGAGGGAAGTGCGCGAAGTCCTCGGCAGCGATCGCGCGATCCTCTGTCGCTTCCTCGACGACGGCACCCCGGCGATCGAAAGCGAAGCCACGGCGCCGGGGGTGCCATCCGTGGGAACCGTCCCCTCGACGGCGGTCGAGATCGCCGATTGGATCGGAGCCTTCGCCAAAGGAGAGCGCCAGGCGATCGCCAATCTCAGCAGTAGCGGACTGCCGGAAGAAGTCGTCAAACCCTTGCAAAAATTGGGCGTTAAAGCCCAACTCGTCCTTCCGATCGCCCGTGGGGAACTTCAACCCCTGGCCCCGCTCGATCTCCAAGGAAGCGCCCCCGAACGACCGTGGGGATTGCTCGTCGTCCAGTACGCCCGCCGCCTTCGCCGTTGGAAGAGTTGGGAAATCGAGTGGGCCGAACAATTGGCCGTGCAACTGGCGATCGCCATCCGACAGCACGATTTACAGCAACACCTGGGCGAAGGCGCCCGCCAACAGCAACAGCTCGAACGGCAAATCCAACGGGAAAGAAGCTCAAAAGCCGTCGCCGAACGCTCCCTCGTCGTCGTCATCGACCCCCGAGGTCGGATCGTGCAAGTAGATCCTCACACCGAGGCGAGCTTGGGAAGCTCCGACGAAGCCCTGCGCGAGCGACGACTGGCGGACCTGTTCGAGTCGGAAGCACGGGCCGAAGCCTTCCACGACTGGCTCGTCGGTAACGGCGATCGCCCCTGGGAAAGCACCTGGAAAGACGCCGACGGCGACCCGATCCCGATCGTCTGGTCGAAAATGCCCCTCGCCACCCGCGAAGCAAACGGCAAGTACACGATCGCCACCGCCACGATCGCCCGTCGCGCCGAAGAAACTAGCCTCAAACAGCTCAACGAAAACCTCGAACGACGGATCGAAGAGCGCACCGACCAACTGATGCAACTCAACGAAGAGTTGCTGCGCGAAATCGCCGACCGCCAAAAAGCACAACAAGCCCTACGGGAAAGCGAGTGGCGCTATCGGGCGATCGTCGAAGATCAAACCGAATTAGTCTGTCGCTTTTTACCCGACGGCACCGTGACCTTCGTCAACGACGCTTACTGTCGCTACTTCCAACAAGAGCGATCGCAAGCCCTCGGCAGCAACTTCCTCGCCACCCTCCCCGAAGAGAGCCTGAGCGAAGCGGGCGATCGCCTCCAACAGCTCACCCCCGAGCATCCCAGCATCGTCCTCGAATACCCCGTCGTCCTGCCCGACGGAGAACGGCGCGCCCTCCAGTGGAGCAAACGGGCGATTTTCGACGAACGCGGTCTCGTGCGCGAGTTTCAAGCGGTCGGACGCGACATCAAGGAGCGTCAAGCCGCCGAACAAGCCCTGCGCGAGAGCGAGCAGCGTTTTCGGCTGATGGCCGATAATGCCCCGGTGATGATCTGGCTCGCCGACGCCGACGGGAACGGCACCTTTTTCAACAAAACCTGGCTCGACTTTACCGGACAGACCCCCGCAGAAGCCGCCGGGAAAGGTTGGATCGAATGCCTCCACCCGGAAGACCGCAAGCGCACCTTAAATGGCTTTTTCGCCGCCCTCAAAGGTCGCAAGAGCTGGCGGGTCGAATATCGGCTGTTTTGCGCGCGCGGCGAATATCGCTGGATTTTGCATACCGGAGTGCCGCGCCTGACCCCGAACGGCGAATTTGCCGGGGCGATCGTCTCTTGCGTCGATATCGACGATCGCAAACACGCCGAAGAAACCTTATTGCGCATTAGCAAAGCCGTCGAAAGTTCCAGCGACGCGATCGCCATGAGCGACCTCAACGGACAATCCACCTACCATAACAGCGCCTTTATCGAACTGTTTGAATATAACGTCGAAGACCTCAATGCTGCCGGAGGTGCCGCCGTCCTGTTCGCCGATGTCGATTGCTTCCGGGAAGTCTTTTCCACCACGGTTCGCGGCGAATCCTGGAAAGGCGAAGTCGAAATGCACAGTCGCACGGGGCGCCAGCGCCAGATTTCCTTACGAGCCGACGCCATCAAAAACCCCGCCGGACAAATCGTCGGCGCGATCGGCATTTATACCGACATTACCGAGCGCAAAAGCGCCGAACAAGCCCTGCGCCAAAGCGAAGAACGGTTTCGCACCCTGGCTAACTTTACCTACGATTGGGAATACTGGATCGCTCCCGACGGCGAATTCGTCTACATGTCCGCCTCGTGCGAGCGCATTTCCGGCTACAGCGTCGCCGAGTTCCTTTCCGATCGCCAACTATTGTATTCCCTGATACATCCCGAAGACCGCGATCCCGTCGTTACCTCCTTGCAGGACGAGTTAGTCAATCCCAAAATCTTCGCCTTCGACTTCCGCATCGTCCATCGCAACGGTCAGGTGCGCTGGGTCGCCCATATTTGCCAACCCGTTTACAGCAGTGAGGGGGAATGGCTGGGATTGCGCGTGAGCAATCGCGACATTACCGAACGCAAAGAAGCAGAAGAAGCCTTACGAGAAAAACAGCGTTTTATCGAAAAAATTACCGAAACCACCCCCAACCTCCTCTACATCTACGACACCCTCGAACGGCGCAATACCTACGCCAACCGCGAATTTGCCGAAATTTTGGGCTATACGCCCCAGGACATTGAAAACATGGGCGTCGAGTTTTTCGCACAAGTGATGCACCCGGACGATTTGTCCCGACTCCACCAACAACTCGCCAAATTGGATCGGGTGGCGGACGGCGAAATTATGGAGCGCGAGTATCGCATCGAAGATAAAAACGGTCACTGGCACTGGTTTTACAGCCGCGATATTATTTTCACCCGCACGGCAGATGGCAAACCGAAGCAGATCCTCGGTACGGCGTCGGACATTACCGAACGCAAGCAAACCGAACAGCAACTGCATCAAGCCAACAGTCAGCTCAAGTGCTGGGTGGAACAACTCGAATTACGCAACCGCGAGATGGCGTTACTCGGGGAAATGAGCGATTTCCTGCAAGCGTGTCTGACGGTCGAAGAAGCCTACAAGGCGCTGCCGAGTTTTTTACAGCCGTTGTTTCCCGACTGTTCCGGCGGCATTTTTGCGATTAACAATTCCAATAATTTAGTGGAATTGGTGGCGGATTGGGGCGCGGCTCAACAAGGGGAATCCCTGTTCGTCCCCCACGAGTGCTGGGCGTTACGGCGGGGACGATCTCACGTTGTGGACGGCAAAGATGTGGGACTGCTCTGTTCTCATGTGAGACGGGTAGCCCTGGACGGGCGATCGCTTTGCGTGCCGATGATGGCCACGGGGATGACCTGGGGGATGCTGCACTTGAGTAGCACCCAGCTCGAAGCCTTGAGCGAAGCCAAACAGAAGTTGGCGCGCACGGTTTGCGAACATATCGCCCTGGCTCTGGCGAATTTGAAATTGCGCGAAACCCTCCAATACGAAAGTATTCGCGACCCCCTCACGGGCCTGTTCAACCGCCGTTATTTAGAAGAATCCCTCGAACGGGAAGTCCACCGGGCCTCGCGGGCCGGGCAGCCGTTGGGGATTTTAATGCTCGATGTAGACCATTTCAAACGGTTTAACGATACTTTCGGACACGAGGCAGGGGATGCGGTATTGCGCGAGTTGGGGCGCTTTTTGAAACGCAATATTCGCGATTCCGATATCGCCTGTCGCTATGGCGGGGAAGAGTTGACCCTGATTTTCCCGGAAGCGTCGTTAGAAAATACGATTCGCCGGGCCGAGGAGATCCGCGAGGGGGTCAAGTTTTTAAATGTCGAACATCGGCGGGAGTTGCTCGATCCGATTTCGCTGTCGGTGGGGGTGGCGTGCTTCCCGGAACACGGACAGACGGGAGAGGCGATTATTCGGGCGGCAGATGCGGCGCTCTATCGGGCGAAGTTGGAAGGGCGCGATCGCGTGGTGACCGCGTTTACGAGCTAG